The following coding sequences are from one Thermomicrobiales bacterium window:
- a CDS encoding MFS transporter encodes MSKNAGPRPAISWRRNLYALWIAQMLTIIGFSLRTPFLPFYIKDLGAESFASQALWAGVINAGGAAVMALTAPLWGIVADRYGRKPMVVRAMLAGAMTIGLMSLATSPWHLLILRFIEGGFTGTVTASTTLVAATTPRDQMGFGLGMMQMAVFSGASIGPLIGGVLADQIGYRPTFVVAGMMLFIGGFIVLTQVREEFTRPARGTIDEQPSHRLRALLLSSSMLAMIAVMLALRVASSAIQPIMPLYVENLAHSAAAVATLSGITLGIAGLTSAFASITLGRLADRIGQRSVLIACAIGVGLLYLPQAFAGSVTQLIILQGLFGLAAGGVMPTANAIVAHLTPAERRGAIFGFTAAATSLGGFIGPLGGSSIAASFDMRYVFLSSGILMLVVGAWVAHAIRHSDVDANPAEAA; translated from the coding sequence ATGAGCAAGAACGCAGGGCCGCGACCGGCGATATCCTGGCGACGCAATCTCTACGCGCTCTGGATAGCCCAGATGCTGACCATCATCGGATTCAGCCTGCGCACTCCCTTTCTGCCGTTCTACATTAAGGACCTCGGGGCCGAATCATTTGCCAGCCAGGCGCTCTGGGCCGGCGTGATCAACGCTGGCGGGGCGGCGGTCATGGCACTCACTGCGCCGCTGTGGGGCATCGTCGCCGATCGCTACGGTCGCAAGCCGATGGTGGTGCGCGCGATGCTGGCCGGCGCGATGACGATCGGGCTGATGAGCCTGGCGACCAGCCCCTGGCATCTGCTCATCCTGCGCTTTATCGAAGGTGGCTTCACTGGCACGGTCACTGCCTCAACCACGCTCGTTGCTGCCACAACCCCGCGCGACCAGATGGGCTTCGGCCTGGGCATGATGCAGATGGCCGTGTTCTCCGGCGCGTCGATCGGTCCGCTGATCGGTGGTGTTCTGGCGGATCAGATCGGGTATCGACCGACATTTGTCGTCGCCGGCATGATGCTCTTCATCGGCGGCTTCATCGTCCTGACGCAGGTACGCGAGGAGTTCACGCGCCCGGCACGCGGCACGATCGACGAGCAACCAAGCCATCGGCTGCGAGCGCTGCTGCTCTCCAGCTCGATGCTGGCGATGATCGCCGTCATGCTGGCGCTGCGAGTGGCGTCCAGCGCGATCCAGCCGATCATGCCGCTCTACGTTGAGAACCTGGCCCACTCGGCTGCGGCGGTCGCGACGCTGTCCGGCATCACGCTCGGCATCGCCGGACTGACCAGCGCGTTCGCGTCGATCACGCTCGGACGCCTGGCCGACCGGATCGGGCAGCGTTCGGTGCTCATCGCCTGCGCCATCGGCGTCGGGCTGCTCTATCTCCCGCAGGCGTTCGCCGGCAGCGTGACGCAGCTCATCATTCTGCAGGGACTCTTCGGGCTGGCGGCCGGTGGGGTGATGCCGACGGCAAACGCGATCGTCGCTCACCTGACTCCCGCCGAACGCCGCGGAGCCATCTTCGGCTTCACGGCAGCAGCGACATCGCTGGGCGGGTTCATCGGGCCGCTCGGCGGGTCGAGCATCGCCGCGAGCTTCGACATGCGCTATGTCTTCCTCAGTAGCGGCATCCTCATGCTCGTCGTCGGCGCGTGGGTAGCCCACGCCATTCGACACAGCGATGTCGACGCGAACCCGGCAGAGGCTGCGTAG
- a CDS encoding DUF302 domain-containing protein, giving the protein MTATLTETSYGLGVTVELSYEEAIERTKQALAEEGFGVLTEIDIRATLKSKIGADVEPYIILGACNPGLAHQALTAEQEIGLLLPCNVVVRAIDEGRAAVSAMDPQAALGLVDNADVASVATEARERLQRALLSLVNA; this is encoded by the coding sequence ATGACCGCTACACTGACTGAGACGAGCTATGGGCTTGGCGTGACAGTAGAGCTTTCCTATGAGGAAGCCATCGAGCGAACGAAGCAGGCGCTGGCTGAAGAAGGTTTCGGCGTCTTGACCGAGATCGACATCCGTGCCACGCTGAAGTCGAAGATCGGCGCCGACGTCGAGCCGTACATCATCCTCGGTGCCTGCAATCCGGGACTGGCGCATCAGGCGCTGACCGCCGAGCAGGAGATCGGACTGCTGCTGCCCTGCAATGTCGTTGTGCGTGCCATCGACGAAGGTCGCGCAGCAGTCTCCGCGATGGATCCGCAGGCCGCGCTGGGCCTCGTCGATAACGCAGACGTGGCATCGGTCGCGACCGAAGCCCGCGAACGATTGCAACGCGCGTTGCTGAGCCTGGTGAACGCATAA
- a CDS encoding metal-sensitive transcriptional regulator, giving the protein MPTIGEIDGEMRQDFIERLKRIEGQARGIQKMIDDERDCEQVLTQVASMKAAVHALSGQMLEAWALYCIGNPDQFSSPDVAARKMVDLVVKHSR; this is encoded by the coding sequence ATGCCGACAATCGGGGAGATCGATGGCGAGATGCGGCAGGACTTCATTGAGCGGCTAAAGCGCATCGAGGGTCAGGCGCGCGGCATTCAGAAGATGATCGACGATGAGCGTGATTGCGAGCAGGTGCTGACGCAGGTCGCGTCGATGAAGGCGGCTGTGCACGCGCTCTCGGGACAGATGCTGGAGGCGTGGGCGCTGTACTGCATCGGGAATCCCGACCAGTTCTCGTCGCCCGATGTCGCCGCACGCAAGATGGTTGACCTCGTTGTGAAGCACAGCCGCTAA
- the moeB gene encoding molybdopterin-synthase adenylyltransferase MoeB — MTTNVATATIFIPTALRGFTGGAATHNVPATTVGEALAQLTAEYSDLKQHLFSDEGKLRSFVNIYVGEDDIRYLNGADTELTEGARSHDRPVDRRWCGRATGRRDNALNEEIMRYSRHLIMPEVALSGQEKLKAAKVLLIGAGGLGAPLGLYLAAAGVGTIGVVDSDVVDVTNLQRQVIYATSDIDRPKLEASAQRLRDLNPHIKIVPYEVRLTSENALEIFKDYDIIIDGTDNFPTRYLVNDACVMLGKPNVYGSIFRFEGQISVFDATQGPCYRCLYPEPPPPGLVPSCAEGGVLGVLPGTVGVMQATEAVKLILGIGEPLVGRLLRYDALGMRFKEYKLRKDPHCPVCGENPTVTELIDYMEFCGVMPEPKPTEVVAPEWQITPVELAAKRAAGWNPLVVDVREPHEREIGLIPDSVLIPVGEIPARIHELDSSRDIVLYCRSGVRSARALEQLRTAGFTKLKNLTGGILAWSDDVDSSIPKY, encoded by the coding sequence ATGACGACGAATGTCGCAACGGCAACCATATTTATCCCGACCGCACTGCGTGGCTTCACTGGCGGCGCAGCGACCCACAACGTACCGGCCACGACGGTCGGCGAGGCGCTGGCGCAGCTGACAGCCGAATACTCGGATCTGAAGCAGCATCTGTTCAGCGACGAAGGCAAGCTGCGCTCGTTCGTCAACATCTACGTTGGCGAGGACGACATCCGCTATCTCAACGGAGCGGACACCGAGCTGACCGAGGGTGCCAGAAGTCACGATCGTCCCGTCGATCGCCGGTGGTGCGGTCGAGCCACGGGTCGCCGAGACAACGCTCTCAACGAAGAGATCATGCGCTACTCGCGGCACCTGATCATGCCGGAGGTCGCGCTCTCCGGCCAGGAGAAGCTGAAGGCGGCCAAGGTGCTGCTGATCGGCGCAGGTGGCCTCGGTGCGCCGCTCGGCCTCTATCTGGCGGCGGCTGGTGTCGGCACGATCGGCGTCGTCGATAGCGATGTCGTCGACGTCACCAACCTGCAGCGTCAGGTCATCTACGCCACCAGCGACATCGACCGCCCCAAGCTCGAAGCCTCGGCTCAGCGACTTCGCGACCTCAACCCCCACATCAAGATCGTGCCCTACGAGGTGCGGCTGACCAGTGAGAACGCGCTGGAGATCTTCAAGGACTATGACATCATCATCGACGGGACGGACAACTTCCCGACCCGCTACCTGGTGAACGATGCCTGTGTGATGCTCGGCAAGCCGAACGTCTACGGCAGCATCTTCCGCTTCGAGGGCCAGATCTCGGTCTTCGACGCGACACAGGGCCCGTGCTACCGCTGCCTCTATCCGGAACCGCCCCCGCCGGGCCTGGTCCCCAGCTGCGCCGAGGGTGGTGTGCTGGGCGTCCTGCCGGGCACGGTCGGCGTGATGCAGGCGACCGAGGCGGTCAAGCTGATCCTCGGCATCGGCGAGCCACTGGTTGGTCGGCTGCTGCGCTATGATGCGCTCGGCATGCGGTTCAAGGAGTACAAGCTCCGCAAGGATCCGCACTGCCCGGTCTGCGGTGAGAACCCGACCGTGACTGAGCTGATTGACTACATGGAGTTTTGTGGCGTCATGCCTGAACCGAAGCCAACCGAAGTCGTCGCACCGGAGTGGCAGATCACGCCGGTCGAGCTGGCCGCCAAGCGCGCCGCCGGCTGGAACCCGCTGGTCGTCGACGTGCGCGAGCCGCATGAGCGCGAGATCGGCCTCATCCCGGACAGCGTCCTGATCCCGGTCGGCGAGATTCCGGCCCGGATACACGAGCTCGATTCCAGCCGCGACATCGTGCTCTACTGCCGATCCGGCGTCCGCAGCGCCCGCGCGCTCGAGCAGCTGCGCACGGCAGGCTTCACGAAGCTGAAGAACCTCACCGGCGGCATCCTGGCCTGGTCCGACGACGTCGATTCGAGTATTCCGAAGTATTAG
- a CDS encoding M67 family metallopeptidase, with product MPEATACLSIVLPDGLAAAIATHGEETFPDECCGVLLGNETGGQRTVEQLLPIENEWDEGERRRRFLITPQAMMRAEREARKRGLDILGFYHSHPNAPARPSEFDREHAWPWYSYLIASIREGTFDVLTGWQLRDDRTAYDEVAITQSGADDHPTHGSHPATGHAPDAASDALGEDE from the coding sequence ATGCCCGAGGCTACCGCGTGCCTGTCGATCGTACTGCCGGACGGCCTGGCCGCCGCCATTGCGACGCACGGCGAGGAGACGTTTCCGGACGAGTGTTGCGGCGTGCTTCTCGGCAACGAGACAGGCGGGCAGCGCACCGTCGAGCAGCTCCTGCCGATTGAGAACGAGTGGGACGAAGGGGAGCGCCGACGCCGGTTCCTGATTACGCCGCAGGCCATGATGCGCGCCGAGCGTGAAGCTCGCAAACGCGGGCTGGACATCCTTGGGTTCTACCATTCACACCCGAACGCGCCAGCACGTCCATCCGAGTTCGATCGCGAGCACGCCTGGCCCTGGTACAGCTACCTGATCGCCAGCATCCGCGAGGGGACTTTCGACGTCCTGACCGGCTGGCAGTTGCGCGACGATCGCACGGCGTACGACGAAGTGGCAATCACCCAATCGGGCGCAGATGACCATCCGACGCATGGATCGCATCCTGCGACCGGACACGCACCTGACGCGGCATCCGACGCACTGGGAGAGGACGAGTGA
- a CDS encoding cysteine synthase family protein, translating to MEHTTSDMSTALLSGLGVITDETASRSSRSNELTRQIGNTPLVRLRSLEPAPGIEVYGKAEWQNPGGSIKDRAALAMIEEGERSGRLTHDKTILDATSGNTGIAYAMIGAARGYRVALCLPRSASEERQKILRAYGAELILTDPGEGSDGAIRAVRELYADHPDRYFYPDQYNNPENPLAHERTTAPEIWRQTGGRITHFVAGLGTSGTFVGTGRALRRLNPQVELIAVQPDSPFNGLEGLKHMATAIVPGIYDETLADVNSEVRTEDAYRMVRWIARSEGLLIGVSSGAALVEAERVALRVRNEGKQGIIVAILPDSGNRYLSDRFWEEED from the coding sequence ATGGAGCACACGACTAGCGATATGAGCACCGCACTGCTATCGGGGCTGGGGGTCATCACGGACGAGACAGCCAGCCGTTCCAGCCGTTCCAATGAGCTGACCAGGCAGATCGGCAACACGCCGCTCGTCCGCCTGCGCTCGCTGGAGCCGGCCCCGGGCATTGAGGTCTACGGTAAGGCCGAGTGGCAGAACCCGGGCGGGTCGATCAAGGATCGCGCCGCGCTGGCGATGATTGAGGAGGGCGAGCGCAGCGGCAGGCTGACGCACGACAAGACCATCCTCGACGCCACCAGCGGCAACACCGGCATTGCCTACGCCATGATCGGTGCGGCACGCGGCTATCGCGTCGCGCTCTGCCTGCCGCGCAGCGCCAGCGAGGAGCGCCAGAAGATCCTGCGAGCCTACGGTGCGGAGCTGATCCTGACCGATCCGGGCGAAGGTTCGGATGGTGCAATCCGGGCCGTCCGCGAGCTGTACGCCGATCATCCGGATCGCTATTTCTACCCGGACCAGTACAACAACCCGGAGAATCCGCTGGCGCACGAGCGCACGACCGCACCGGAGATCTGGCGGCAGACCGGCGGGCGCATCACGCACTTCGTTGCGGGTTTGGGGACGAGCGGGACGTTCGTCGGCACCGGCCGCGCCCTGCGTCGCCTCAACCCGCAGGTCGAGCTGATCGCTGTCCAGCCGGACTCGCCGTTCAACGGCCTTGAGGGCCTGAAGCACATGGCGACCGCGATCGTGCCGGGCATCTATGATGAGACGCTGGCCGACGTGAACAGCGAGGTACGCACCGAAGATGCCTACCGGATGGTGCGCTGGATCGCCCGCAGCGAGGGCCTGCTGATCGGAGTCTCCAGCGGCGCGGCACTGGTCGAGGCCGAGCGCGTCGCGCTGCGCGTGCGCAACGAGGGCAAACAGGGCATCATCGTCGCCATCCTGCCCGATAGCGGCAATCGCTACCTGAGCGACCGCTTCTGGGAAGAGGAGGACTAA
- a CDS encoding DinB family protein encodes MDAVTSFRGQFNQAHEMIEQAVADLTPEQRNYRGEGWNIQSIGGIYGHVLTSEDYLINFMIRETPEDFLFARDGWAEKTGYDAGEDGQLSEKVSAAASAADFDALREYGKQVYAATDAWVASLSEGDLDRKINIPWMGTDMSVGEIIGTILIWHAVQHGGEICALKGVQGGQGLPF; translated from the coding sequence TTGGACGCAGTAACCAGCTTCCGCGGCCAGTTCAACCAGGCACACGAGATGATCGAGCAGGCAGTCGCCGATCTGACGCCCGAGCAGCGCAACTATCGCGGCGAGGGTTGGAACATTCAGTCGATTGGCGGGATCTACGGTCACGTCCTCACCAGCGAGGACTACCTGATCAACTTCATGATCCGTGAGACGCCGGAGGACTTCCTCTTTGCCCGTGACGGCTGGGCCGAGAAGACTGGGTACGACGCCGGCGAAGATGGGCAGCTGTCGGAGAAGGTCAGTGCCGCAGCCAGCGCCGCAGATTTCGATGCGCTCCGCGAATACGGCAAGCAGGTCTACGCCGCCACGGACGCCTGGGTCGCGTCTCTCTCCGAGGGCGACCTCGATCGCAAGATCAACATCCCGTGGATGGGCACTGACATGTCGGTCGGCGAGATCATCGGCACAATCCTGATCTGGCACGCGGTGCAGCACGGCGGCGAGATCTGCGCGCTCAAGGGTGTGCAGGGCGGACAGGGTCTGCCGTTCTAG
- a CDS encoding TIGR01458 family HAD-type hydrolase, translating into MRPESPIEGILFDVDGVFHVDGVAIPGAAAALDRVRARGIPVRLLTNTTVRSRRSLGALMRNLGFDVADDEIITAGGAAATYVRKKFPGQAVYLLGSGDVAEEFDDIELTDGDHAGVVVIGDAAENFNYASMNHAFRLLLNGAALVAMHRDPWWMTSNGPTIDAGAFIRGLEFASGRRSRLVGKPAAPFFRAGFQSLGLPPRVTAMVGDAIGHDLVPAMRMGATGILVRTGKYRDADLAEGTPDIALDSVAEIDQVLE; encoded by the coding sequence ATGCGACCAGAGTCGCCGATCGAGGGCATCCTCTTCGATGTTGATGGAGTGTTCCACGTTGATGGCGTGGCGATCCCCGGTGCCGCTGCGGCGCTCGATCGCGTCCGCGCGCGTGGCATCCCCGTTCGACTGCTGACCAACACGACTGTCCGGTCGCGCCGGTCGCTGGGCGCATTGATGCGCAACCTGGGCTTCGATGTTGCTGACGACGAGATCATCACGGCTGGTGGCGCGGCAGCAACATACGTGCGCAAGAAGTTTCCCGGTCAGGCGGTCTACCTGCTGGGATCGGGCGATGTCGCTGAAGAGTTCGACGACATCGAGCTCACAGATGGCGACCATGCCGGTGTCGTGGTCATTGGCGACGCGGCTGAGAATTTCAACTACGCCTCAATGAACCATGCCTTCCGCCTGCTGCTCAACGGCGCGGCGCTCGTCGCCATGCACCGCGACCCGTGGTGGATGACCAGCAATGGCCCAACCATCGACGCCGGCGCGTTCATCCGCGGGCTGGAGTTCGCCAGCGGTCGCCGCTCGCGGCTCGTCGGCAAGCCCGCCGCCCCGTTCTTCCGCGCCGGCTTCCAGTCGCTCGGCCTGCCACCGCGTGTGACAGCTATGGTCGGTGATGCCATCGGCCACGACCTCGTCCCGGCCATGCGCATGGGCGCGACCGGCATCCTCGTCCGCACCGGCAAATACCGCGACGCCGACCTCGCCGAAGGCACCCCCGACATCGCCCTGGACTCGGTGGCCGAGATCGATCAAGTGTTGGAGTGA
- a CDS encoding MFS transporter: MTRNDIFARRWWTLAVLCTSLLVISLDNTILNVALPTLVRDLGASSSQLQWIVDSYVLVFAGLLLTAGALGDRFGRRLALFTGFTIFGIGSLLSAWSGSANHLIFTRAVMGIGGAFIMPATLSILVNVFPRDERAKAIAIWAATAGLGVPLGPVIGGWLLEHYWWGSIFLINVPIVIAAVIATIFVVPESKDPEVASLDPVGAVLSIAGLAALLYAIIEAPNTGWLADQTLIWAAVGVVLLIAFAIWEMRHERPMLDMSLFRNPRFSAASISVTLVFFAMFGMLFFLTQYLQFVLSYTTLETGIRVTPVVVGIMAGVGLGTRLAAKIGTKIVVAAGLAIVALGLLNFARISDTSGYSTVVTSLLILGFGMGSAMSPATDSIMGAVPEENAGVGSAVNDTVRQVGGALGVAILGSLLATAYTSAIEPTTRALPADAAAVANDSIGPALALAANIGGQQGQVLAAAARSAFVDAMGTTAIVAAGFALVGALIALIFLPAREVDEMSEDVVAPTIAPPEVTGT, translated from the coding sequence ATGACGCGCAACGACATCTTCGCCCGGCGCTGGTGGACGCTGGCGGTGCTGTGCACCAGCCTGCTCGTGATCTCCCTGGACAACACGATCCTGAATGTCGCCTTGCCGACGTTGGTGCGCGATCTCGGGGCGAGCAGCTCGCAACTGCAGTGGATCGTCGATTCCTATGTGCTCGTGTTCGCTGGTCTGCTGCTGACGGCCGGGGCGCTCGGCGATCGCTTCGGGCGGCGGTTGGCGCTGTTCACCGGCTTCACCATTTTCGGCATCGGCTCGCTGCTCTCCGCCTGGTCGGGCTCGGCGAACCATCTGATCTTCACCCGTGCCGTGATGGGTATCGGCGGCGCGTTCATCATGCCGGCGACACTCTCGATCCTGGTCAATGTCTTCCCGCGTGATGAGCGCGCGAAGGCCATCGCGATCTGGGCGGCCACCGCTGGGCTGGGTGTCCCGCTGGGGCCGGTCATCGGTGGCTGGCTGCTGGAGCATTACTGGTGGGGCTCGATCTTCCTGATCAACGTCCCGATCGTCATCGCGGCGGTCATCGCGACGATCTTCGTTGTGCCCGAATCGAAGGATCCCGAGGTGGCGTCGCTCGATCCGGTCGGCGCAGTCCTCTCGATCGCCGGTCTGGCGGCGCTGCTCTACGCCATCATCGAAGCGCCGAACACCGGCTGGCTGGCTGATCAGACGCTGATCTGGGCGGCAGTCGGTGTCGTCCTGCTCATCGCCTTCGCGATCTGGGAGATGCGCCACGAGCGGCCAATGCTCGATATGAGCCTGTTCCGCAATCCGCGTTTCTCCGCCGCCAGCATCTCGGTCACCCTCGTCTTCTTCGCCATGTTCGGCATGCTGTTCTTCCTGACGCAGTACCTGCAGTTCGTGCTCAGCTACACGACGCTGGAGACGGGTATCCGGGTGACGCCGGTCGTTGTTGGCATCATGGCCGGCGTTGGCCTCGGCACACGCCTCGCCGCGAAGATTGGCACGAAGATCGTCGTCGCGGCCGGACTGGCGATTGTCGCGCTGGGCCTGCTGAACTTCGCACGCATCAGCGATACAAGCGGCTATTCGACAGTGGTGACCTCGCTGCTGATCCTCGGCTTCGGGATGGGCAGCGCGATGTCACCAGCCACCGACTCGATCATGGGCGCGGTGCCGGAGGAGAACGCTGGTGTTGGCTCGGCCGTCAACGACACTGTCCGTCAGGTGGGCGGCGCGCTGGGCGTCGCGATCCTGGGCAGTTTGCTGGCGACCGCCTACACCAGCGCGATCGAGCCGACGACGCGTGCTCTGCCGGCGGACGCCGCCGCTGTCGCCAACGATTCGATCGGTCCCGCTCTGGCGCTGGCGGCCAACATCGGCGGTCAGCAGGGGCAAGTGCTGGCGGCGGCTGCGCGCTCGGCGTTTGTTGATGCGATGGGGACGACAGCGATTGTCGCGGCAGGGTTTGCATTGGTCGGCGCACTGATCGCGCTGATTTTCCTTCCGGCGCGCGAGGTAGATGAAATGTCCGAAGACGTTGTCGCGCCGACGATCGCACCACCGGAGGTCACTGGAACATGA
- a CDS encoding TetR/AcrR family transcriptional regulator — protein sequence MSDPAPRVGRPRSAQANRAILAATLQALIEDGYDGMSIEGVAARAGVGKTTIYRRWPGKEELVGAALSSLSQDVEVPDTGSARDDLCRLVREFRQHTLSSPIGPVIGRLVSATISSPGLTSIFQETLLRERRSAARTVIQRGIERGQLRNDFDVEIALDLIAGTVISRILFVGVDAIIAPDFPDQLIDTILHGLLRNEPD from the coding sequence ATGAGCGACCCAGCACCCCGCGTCGGCCGTCCGCGCAGCGCGCAGGCCAATCGGGCGATCCTCGCCGCCACACTGCAGGCGCTGATTGAGGACGGTTACGACGGGATGTCGATAGAGGGCGTTGCAGCCCGCGCCGGCGTCGGGAAGACGACGATCTACCGGCGCTGGCCCGGCAAGGAAGAGCTCGTTGGCGCGGCCCTTTCGTCGCTCAGTCAGGACGTCGAGGTACCGGACACCGGCTCGGCTCGCGACGATCTGTGCCGCCTGGTGCGCGAGTTTCGGCAGCACACACTCAGCTCGCCGATTGGCCCGGTCATCGGGCGGCTGGTCAGCGCGACGATCAGCAGCCCGGGACTGACCTCCATCTTTCAGGAGACGCTCCTCCGCGAGCGGCGCTCAGCCGCTCGCACCGTCATCCAGCGCGGGATCGAGCGCGGACAGCTCCGCAACGACTTCGATGTTGAGATCGCCCTCGACCTGATTGCCGGCACAGTGATATCGCGGATTCTCTTCGTTGGCGTCGATGCCATCATCGCACCCGACTTCCCCGATCAACTGATCGACACGATCCTGCACGGCTTGCTTCGTAACGAGCCCGACTGA
- a CDS encoding metallophosphoesterase: MTDDAHHIDASAHAYAEDRPIAQGTDVHDATPPPYDIVGDVHGCIDELRELLDRLGYELDGDVVRHPEGRTLIFLGDLNDRGPGSIVVWSIALASIDAGTALYVPGNHDSKFARYLMGRNVQLTYGLAETVAELKALPPSRGKVVGRAIADLLARTPPYRILDQGRLVVAHAGIEEWMIGRVDRHVSAFSRFGEPTGDHSPWGYPIRRDWAADYHGAAKVVYGHTPVQRAVWRNNTINIDTGCAFGGWLTALRYPELTTVTVRAREVYATPSMEERIHPPSLSAADR, translated from the coding sequence GTGACTGACGACGCGCACCATATCGACGCTTCGGCGCATGCATATGCGGAAGATCGCCCCATTGCTCAGGGCACGGACGTCCACGATGCGACTCCGCCACCCTATGACATCGTTGGCGATGTCCACGGCTGCATCGACGAGCTGCGCGAGCTGCTGGATCGGCTCGGCTACGAGTTGGACGGCGATGTCGTCCGCCACCCTGAAGGCCGCACGCTCATCTTCCTCGGCGACCTCAACGATCGCGGGCCGGGCAGCATCGTCGTCTGGTCGATTGCGCTGGCGTCGATTGACGCCGGCACGGCGCTGTATGTCCCCGGCAACCACGACAGCAAGTTCGCGCGCTATCTCATGGGCCGCAACGTCCAGCTGACCTACGGGCTGGCGGAGACCGTCGCTGAGCTGAAAGCGCTGCCCCCGTCGCGCGGCAAGGTGGTTGGTCGCGCCATCGCCGACCTGCTCGCTCGGACCCCGCCCTATCGCATCCTCGATCAGGGCCGTCTGGTGGTCGCGCATGCCGGTATAGAGGAGTGGATGATCGGCAGAGTCGATCGCCACGTGTCGGCGTTCAGCCGCTTCGGCGAGCCGACCGGCGACCACTCCCCGTGGGGCTATCCGATTCGGCGCGACTGGGCGGCCGACTACCACGGCGCGGCGAAAGTCGTCTACGGACACACGCCGGTGCAGCGCGCCGTCTGGCGTAACAACACGATTAACATCGATACTGGCTGCGCCTTCGGCGGCTGGTTAACCGCGCTGCGCTACCCCGAGCTTACGACGGTGACTGTGCGAGCACGCGAGGTCTATGCAACGCCGTCGATGGAAGAACGGATTCACCCGCCCTCGTTATCAGCCGCCGACCGCTGA
- a CDS encoding flippase-like domain-containing protein, with the protein MSIVSAMFRRGLAFGSRYGIFIWLTLFLGLTVAFISRQRSEIQQIGTALSAADSRWLVGLLAFQVITLALAGLTYKVILRRLGHDVRLHELVDLHLQRHVVGTLTPVGGPASIYVLIRNLGRRGIPADDALLTTTLRSATGYASFVLLLVPTFLVHRPSGIALVGAAILLGMLIVLLTAITLLLRSGRHGLPRLLPERLTAFVDNARHFQICPRDLLAPFGVGLLYNLANAAGLFIALRAMHQDVSPVVVLVGFTAGTMFSLVAPVFQGIGLVEVSMAVALQQMGVPVPAAVGAALLFRLGDLWLPLLVGLVVQAGRQDLVRSTASRLPQVVVAIVGLGALLAGASDGTILPVFGSGSALGPSDLVSLLVAVGGAVSLVWAFSHVRPSERLRQLAVGNLAVILPVVGLLYIPSLVEAFSLFG; encoded by the coding sequence ATGTCAATCGTCTCTGCAATGTTCCGCCGTGGGTTGGCATTTGGCTCCCGGTACGGAATCTTCATCTGGCTCACACTCTTTCTGGGACTGACAGTTGCGTTCATTTCCCGTCAGCGGTCTGAGATTCAGCAGATCGGGACTGCGCTCTCGGCTGCCGATTCCCGCTGGCTGGTCGGTCTCCTCGCTTTCCAGGTCATTACACTTGCCCTGGCTGGACTCACCTACAAGGTCATCCTGCGGCGGCTCGGCCATGATGTCCGCCTCCATGAGCTCGTCGATCTGCACCTGCAGCGCCACGTCGTTGGGACGCTGACGCCAGTTGGTGGCCCGGCGTCCATCTATGTGCTGATTCGTAACCTCGGGCGGCGCGGGATTCCGGCAGACGACGCGCTGCTGACGACGACGCTGCGCAGCGCCACCGGCTATGCCTCGTTCGTTCTGCTGCTCGTTCCGACCTTCCTGGTGCATCGCCCGTCCGGCATTGCGCTGGTTGGCGCGGCGATCCTGCTCGGGATGCTCATTGTCCTGCTCACGGCGATCACGTTGTTGCTTCGCAGCGGCCGTCACGGTCTGCCTCGGCTGCTGCCCGAGCGCCTGACTGCCTTTGTTGACAACGCCCGCCACTTTCAGATTTGTCCGCGTGACCTGCTTGCGCCGTTCGGCGTCGGGTTGCTCTACAACCTGGCCAACGCCGCCGGTCTGTTCATCGCGCTTCGGGCGATGCATCAGGACGTGTCGCCGGTGGTCGTGCTGGTTGGCTTCACCGCCGGCACGATGTTCAGCCTTGTCGCGCCGGTGTTCCAGGGCATTGGTCTCGTCGAGGTCTCGATGGCCGTCGCGCTGCAGCAGATGGGCGTGCCGGTTCCGGCTGCGGTCGGTGCTGCGTTGCTGTTCCGGCTCGGCGATCTCTGGCTGCCGTTGTTGGTCGGGCTGGTTGTGCAGGCTGGTCGGCAGGATCTGGTGCGCAGCACCGCCTCGCGCCTGCCGCAGGTGGTTGTCGCCATCGTCGGTCTTGGCGCGCTCCTCGCCGGTGCCAGCGACGGGACGATCCTGCCGGTCTTCGGTTCCGGCTCGGCGCTTGGCCCGTCTGATCTCGTCTCGCTGCTCGTTGCTGTCGGTGGCGCGGTGAGCCTCGTCTGGGCCTTCAGCCACGTGCGACCGAGCGAGCGGCTGCGGCAGCTCGCTGTCGGCAATCTGGCCGTGATCCTCCCGGTCGTAGGGCTCCTCTATATCCCCAGCCTGGTCGAGGCATTCAGCCTGTTTGGGTAG